In Rhizobium sp. 9140, the genomic stretch CTGTACCGGTCGGAGCTTGGCGATCCCGACAAGATCGCAGCCCGCACCCGGGAATACGAAGAACGGTTTGCCAATCCCTTCGTTGCCGCAGAGCGCGGTTTCATCGATGAGGTCATCATGCCGCATTCGTCCCGCCGCCGCATTGCCCGTGCCTTTGCCTCGCTGCGCAACAAGCAAAGTCATGTGCATTGGCGCAAGCACGACACGATACCCTTGTGAGCGCCATGCCGAGCATTCTAGACATGAGAGACGCCGTTGCGCGCGATACAGCATTCGCCATGCGGCTGGAGGACTGCCGGATGTGCAGGGGCGCGGCATCGGTCGCCGGATCGTCGATCAACGCGAAGGCCATCACAAGGGAACGGTCGCCAGACCCCAACAGCGCTTCAGTCGCGGGATAACCCATGTTCAAGAAAATTCTGATTGCGAACCGCGGTGAAATCGCCTGCCGGGTGATCAAAACGGCCAAGAAGATGGGTATCGCCACCGTCGCCGTCTATTCCGATGCCGACGCCGACGCATTGCATGTGAAGATGGCGGACGAAGCCGTGCATATCGGGCCGGCGCCATCGAACCAGTCCTATATCGTCATCGACAGGATCCTCGATGCGGTCCGCCGGACGGGCGCCGATGCCGTTCATCCGGGTTACGGCTTCCTCTCGGAAAACGCCGCTTTCGCCGAGGCGCTGGAGACGGAAGGCGTCGTCTTCATCGGTCCGCCGGTCAAAGCCATCCAGGCAATGGGTGACAAGATCACCTCGAAGAAGCTGGCAGCGGAAGCCGGCGTTTCCACGGTTCCCGGCCATATGGGCCTGATCGCCGATGCTGACGAGGCGGTGAAGATCGCTGGCGAAATCGGCTACCCGGTCATGATCAAGGCGTCTGCCGGCGGCGGCGGCAAGGGCATGCGCATCGCGTGGAACGATGCCGAAGCCCGTGAAGGCTTTCAGTCCTCCAAAAACGAGGCCAAAGCGTCCTTCGGCGACGACCGCATCTTCATCGAAAAATTCGTCACGCAACCGCGCCATATCGAAATCCAGGTGCTCGGCGACAAGCACGGCACCGTGCTCTATCTCGGCGAGCGCGAATGCTCGATCCAGCGGCGCAACCAGAAGGTCATCGAGGAGGCTCCCTCGCCGTTCCTCGACACGGAGACCCGGCGCGCCATGGGCGAGCAGGCCGTCGCGCTGTCGAAGGCCGTCGGCTATCACTCGGCCGGCACGGTCGAATTCATCGTTGACGGCGACAGAAACTTCTATTTCCTTGAGATGAACACCCGCCTGCAGGTCGAGCACCCGGTAACGGAGCTGATCACCGGCATCGACCTCGTCGAGCAGATGATCCGGGTTGCCGCAGGCGAAAAACTGTCGCTCGACCAGGACGACGTTAAACTGAACGGCTGGGCGATCGAAAGCCGGCTTTATGCCGAGGACCCCTACCGCAATTTCCTGCCCTCGATCGGCCGGCTGTCATGCTATCGCCCGCCGCAGGAAGGCGAGAGACCGGACGGCACCGTCGTGCGCAACGACACAGGCGTCTTCGAGGGCGGCGAGATCTCGATGCATTACGACCCGATGGTCGCCAAGCTCTGCACCTGGGCGCCGGACAGGCTTGCGGCCATCGATGCGATGAGCGCTGCGCTGGACGATTTCGAGGTCGAGGGCATCGGTCATAACCTGCCCTTCCTCTCGGCCGTGATGCAGCATGACCGGTTTCGGTCCGGCAACATCACCACAGCCTTCATCACTGAGGAGTTTCCCGACGGTTTCCACGGCGTTGCGCCGGACACGACGGCAGCCCGGAAACTGGCAACGATTGCAACCCACATCAACCACACACTCCAGAACCGCGCCGCGCAGATCTCCGGAACGATCGGCAACCACCGGCGGGTCGTCGGGCGACACTGGGTGGCAACGGTGGCCGACCAGACGTTCGAGCTGACGCTGGATTCCTCTGCAGAGGCGACGACCGTGCAGTTTGCCGATGGAACGGTATCGACGATCTCGGGTCGGTGGCAGCCGGGGCAAAGCCATGCCCATGTCTCGGTGGATGGAGAGCGGATCGGCGTCAAGATCTCCCACTCCGGTGTTGGAATTCGTCTTCGCTGGCGGGGTATGGATCTGGTGGCTCATGTGAGAGAGCCGAGGGTGGCACAGCTCGCGCGCCTCATGCCTGTCAAACTGCCGCCCGATACCTCGAAAATGCTTCTCTGCCCGATGCCGGGCATCATCACCGTGATAGCGGTTCAAGAGGGTGAGAAGGTCGAGGCAGGCCAGGCGCTTGCGATCGTCGAGGCGATGAAGATGGAAAATACCTTGCGCTCCGAAAAACGTGCGACGGTAAAGCGCATTGCCGCATTGGCCGGCCAGAGCCTTGCGGTCGATGAACTGATCATGGAGTTCGAGTGATGTCCGATGCGAAAACAGAAGCTGACTGGCAGAAACTGGCGGAGCGCGAGCTGAAAGCCCCTGCGGAAACACTCGTGTGGCACACGCCCGAGGGCATCGACGTCAAGGCGCTCTATACCGCGGCGGATCTGAAGGATGTCGGACATCTGGACTCACTACCGGGGTTCGCACCTTTTACCCGCGGGCCACGCGCGACGATGTATGCTGGTCGGCCCTGGACGATCCGGCAATATGCCGGCTTCTCGACGGCCGAAGCATCGAACGCCTTCTACAAGCGCAACCTTGCCGCCGGGCAGAAAGGCCTGTCCGTTGCCTTCGACCTTGCCACGCATCGCGGCTATGACAGCGATCACCCCCGCGTCGAGGGCGATGTCGGCAAGGCCGGCGTGGCGATCGACAGCGTCGAGGACATGAAGATCCTGTTCGACGGCATCCCGCTGGACGAGATGTCGGTGTCGATGACCATGAATGGCGCCGTGATCCCGATCCTTGCCAACTTCATCGTCGCGGGCGAAGAGCAAGGCGTCTCGCGCGAAAAACTGTCGGGCACGATTCAGAACGACATCCTCAAGGAGTTCATGGTCCGCAACACCTATATCTATCCGCCGGAACCCTCGATGCGGATCATCGCCGACATCATCGAATACACGGCGAAGGAGATGCCGAAGTTCAATTCCATCTCGATATCCGGCTACCATATGCAGGAGGCCGGCTCGACGCTGGTGCAGGAACTGGCTTTCACGCTGGCCGATGGTCGCGAATATGTCCGGGCCGCACTCGCCAAGGGACTGAATGTCGATGCGTTTGCCGGACGGCTGTCGTTCTTCTTCGCCATCGGTATGAATTTCTTCATGGAGGCCGCCAAGCTGCGTGCCGCGCGCCTTCTCTGGTCGCGGATCATGGCGGAGTTCGAGCCCAAAATGCCGTCTTCCTTAATGCTGCGCACCCATTGCCAGACCTCCGGCGTCTCCCTGCAGGAACAGGACCCCTACAACAACATCGTCCGCACGGCCTACGAAGCACTATCGGCCGTGCTCGGCGGCACCCAGTCGCTGCATACCAACGCACTGGATGAGGCGATGGCCCTGCCGACGGAGTTCTCCGCCCGCATCGCCCGCAACACCCAGCTGATCCTGCAGCACGAGACCGGTGTCACCCGCGTGGTCGATCCGCTGGCCGGCTCTTACTACGTCGAAAGTCTGACCGACGAACTTGCCAGCAAGGCCTGGGAGCTGATCGAGGAGATCGAGGCGCTGGGCGGCATGACCGAGGCGGTGGCGACAGGCATGCCGAAGCGCCGGATCGAGGAAGCGGCCACCCGCCGACAGGCTGCCGTCGACCGTGGCGAGGAGGTCATCGTCGGCGTCAACAAATACCGGCTCGAAGACGAGGACCCGCTCGACATTCTCGACATCGACAATGCTGCCGTGCGCATCGCCCAGATCCGGCGCATCGAGGAGACCAAGCGGCGCCGTGATCCGGCTGCGGTCGAAGCGACGCTGGCGACACTCACCGGAATTGCACGCCAGGGACACGGCAATCTACTGGCGGCCGCCGTCGATGCGGCTCGGGCACGCGCCACGGTGGGCGAGATTTCCGATGCCATGCGCATGGTCTTCGGCGATCACACCGCCGTTTCCGAAGTCGTCGCCGATGTCTACGGCGCGGCTTACGAGAACGACCCGGAATATACCACGCTGGTCGGCCGGCTCGGCGCATTCGCCGCCGCGCTTTCGGTCAAGCCGAAGATCATGGTCGCAAAGCTTGGCCAGGACGGCCATGACCGTGGCGCCAAGATCATCGCCTCGGCCTTCGGCGACATCGGCTTCGAGGTGCTGGTCGGTCCGCTGTTCCAGACGCCGGACGAGGCCGCCGAGATGGCGGTGAAGAACAGGGTTCATGTGGTCGGCATGTCGTCCCTGGCCGCCGGCCACAAGACGCTGGCGCCGCAGCTGGTCGCGGCCCTGAAGGCGCGCGGTGCCGATAACGTCATCGTCGTCGTCGGCGGTGTCATCCCACGCCAGGATTACGAATTCCTGATCGACAACGGCGTCTCCGCCGTCTTCGGGCCGGGTACGAACGTTCTTGAGGCCGCCCGCGCCGTGATCGATCTGATGCAGGGCAAATTGCGCAACCAGTGAGGCAGCATGTTAGGACCCATCAATCACATCGCAATCGCGGTCCCGGACCTGACTGCAGCCATATCGCTCTACGAGGCTCTGGGGGCGCAGGTATCCAAGCCACAGGATCTGCCCGAACACGGTGTCACCGTCGTCTTCATCGCATTGCCGAATACGAAGATCGAGCTTCTGTATCCCCTCGGTGAGAATTCGCCGATAGCGTCTTTCCTCGCAAAGAACCCGTCGGGCGGGATTCACCACCTTTGCTTCGAGGTGAGCGACATCGAGGGCACGGGCCAGAAAATGCAAGACATCGGGGTTCGTATCCTCGGCTCCGGTGAGCCGAAGATCGGCGCGCATGGCCTTCCCGTCTTGTTTGCGCATCCCAAGGATTTTTGCGGAACGCTCGTGGAGTTTGAACAGGTCGCAAGGCCGTAAAGGGTCTGCATTGCCAGACAGGATCGCGGGACCGGATTGGCCCCATGTGCCAGGGGCCAACCCGAACGAGAGACCGCTCTTACCAGACCGAGCGCCCGCCATCGATCAACACGGTCTGGCCGGAATATAGGCGCCGCCCGGTGAGGCGAGCAGAATGGCAGCGCCAACGATGTCATCGACCGTTGCGATGCGTCCAGCCGGGATTTTCGCCAACAAGGCCTTTTCCCGCGCATCATCGCTCCAGATCTCTTTGGAGAACGCGGTCCGGACAATCGATGGTGAGATCGCATTGGCGATGCCATCGAGACTAGCCCGTACGATCAAGCCCAGTTCCCATCAGCGCACTGTGACGGCGTCCTGAAAACAGCATCGGGCGCAATGCGGAGAGGCGCCAGAGCCGTTACAAACCCGAAGGCCTCGGAAAAGAGGCCGCTGTCTTCGACATGAAAGATCTGGACAACGGGGATCCCCGCAGCCTCCGCCCCATCGATCAGCGCCTGCTGCCGCCCGATAGAGGCTGGCACCATCTCGTCGTCCCAATAGTCGCGATGCCGGAAGGACCCTGGAGCGTCGATGACGATCAGTGCCGTGTCGGACATTGTCCTTCCCCAAAGTGTTGCTATAGCGGTATTCTACGCTCTGTACCTTAAGAACAAAGGTCCCTTCCGGACGACAAGCGGACAATCACGCCAGAATGTTGGAACCTGTTTGATCTCATCATCGTCAGCCGAGTGACGGAGCTATCTGCGATCCCGACGACTCCCATCGGATCGTTGATATGCGTCGGGATTCGTCGGCGATCGTGATGCGTTGAAGCAGGCTGCTGCTCATAGCAACCGGATCATCCCGAACGCGTCCGTCTCCTGACGTTTTCCTTGCGGAATATTTTTCTTTTCGCTTGTAAAATTTTTGTCCGTTGTGAATTTGGAAGAGGTGGAAAGACCCGCCGAGGCGACGACGAGCAGGAAGCATCCGTGGCAAAGAAAAGCTACAAGTCGATGGACGAATTCGCCGGTGCTTGCGGCGTTTCGCGCCCGACGCTGTCGAAGTATTTCCACGATCCGTCGAACGTCAAGGAGGTTACGCGCAAACGCATCGAGGCTGCGTTGAAGAAGTCGAACTTCGAGCCCAATCTCTTTGCCCGGCATCTCAACCGCAAACGCACGCGCAACATCGGCGTGCTCGTTCCCACCATCTCCGATCCTTTCTACGTGCAGGTCGTCACACTCATTGAACTGGAACTCCGCGCCCGCGGATTCTGGCCCATTCAGATTTCGTGCCACACACGGCCCGACCTGGAAGAGGAAGCGATCCGGACGCTCCTGGCACTGAAGGTCGCCGGCGCCATCGTCGCGCCGCTGGGTGCCGGGTCCCGGGCATCGACGCTCCAGAGACTGACGGACACGATCCCCGTCGTCTGTTTCGACAGTCCCGCAAGCTTCGACCTGCCCTATGTCGGCAACGACAATGCCCAGAGTGTTGCGGCCATGGTGCAGTATCTCTGCCGCTCGGGCGAGCCGCCGGTCTTTCTGGAAATTCCGCAGGTCAACGAAAACTCCGGCGAGCGGCAGGAAAGCTATCGGGCGACGATGCTGAAGGAAGGACATGAACCGCTGGTGATCGACTGCGAGACGCCGGCATCCTGGGAATTCGAGCGGCTGGGCTTCGAGCAGATGCAGACGATCCTGAAGCGGGACGGCCTTCCCGGTCGTACGCTCTTCTGCGCCAACGATCGCTTCGCCTTCGGGGCGATGGCCGCGGCCTTTGCGGCCGGG encodes the following:
- the mce gene encoding methylmalonyl-CoA epimerase, translating into MLGPINHIAIAVPDLTAAISLYEALGAQVSKPQDLPEHGVTVVFIALPNTKIELLYPLGENSPIASFLAKNPSGGIHHLCFEVSDIEGTGQKMQDIGVRILGSGEPKIGAHGLPVLFAHPKDFCGTLVEFEQVARP
- a CDS encoding LacI family DNA-binding transcriptional regulator, with the translated sequence MAKKSYKSMDEFAGACGVSRPTLSKYFHDPSNVKEVTRKRIEAALKKSNFEPNLFARHLNRKRTRNIGVLVPTISDPFYVQVVTLIELELRARGFWPIQISCHTRPDLEEEAIRTLLALKVAGAIVAPLGAGSRASTLQRLTDTIPVVCFDSPASFDLPYVGNDNAQSVAAMVQYLCRSGEPPVFLEIPQVNENSGERQESYRATMLKEGHEPLVIDCETPASWEFERLGFEQMQTILKRDGLPGRTLFCANDRFAFGAMAAAFAAGLKIGRGEGCDVRIAGHDDHPLSRYTCPPLTTMAQNAGAIAATSVEILLRRIDDLDEGRPMQDDKVILEATLVMRESA
- a CDS encoding SDR family oxidoreductase yields the protein MIVRASLDGIANAISPSIVRTAFSKEIWSDDAREKALLAKIPAGRIATVDDIVGAAILLASPGGAYIPARPC
- the scpA gene encoding methylmalonyl-CoA mutase, with translation MSDAKTEADWQKLAERELKAPAETLVWHTPEGIDVKALYTAADLKDVGHLDSLPGFAPFTRGPRATMYAGRPWTIRQYAGFSTAEASNAFYKRNLAAGQKGLSVAFDLATHRGYDSDHPRVEGDVGKAGVAIDSVEDMKILFDGIPLDEMSVSMTMNGAVIPILANFIVAGEEQGVSREKLSGTIQNDILKEFMVRNTYIYPPEPSMRIIADIIEYTAKEMPKFNSISISGYHMQEAGSTLVQELAFTLADGREYVRAALAKGLNVDAFAGRLSFFFAIGMNFFMEAAKLRAARLLWSRIMAEFEPKMPSSLMLRTHCQTSGVSLQEQDPYNNIVRTAYEALSAVLGGTQSLHTNALDEAMALPTEFSARIARNTQLILQHETGVTRVVDPLAGSYYVESLTDELASKAWELIEEIEALGGMTEAVATGMPKRRIEEAATRRQAAVDRGEEVIVGVNKYRLEDEDPLDILDIDNAAVRIAQIRRIEETKRRRDPAAVEATLATLTGIARQGHGNLLAAAVDAARARATVGEISDAMRMVFGDHTAVSEVVADVYGAAYENDPEYTTLVGRLGAFAAALSVKPKIMVAKLGQDGHDRGAKIIASAFGDIGFEVLVGPLFQTPDEAAEMAVKNRVHVVGMSSLAAGHKTLAPQLVAALKARGADNVIVVVGGVIPRQDYEFLIDNGVSAVFGPGTNVLEAARAVIDLMQGKLRNQ
- a CDS encoding acetyl-CoA carboxylase biotin carboxylase subunit, giving the protein MFKKILIANRGEIACRVIKTAKKMGIATVAVYSDADADALHVKMADEAVHIGPAPSNQSYIVIDRILDAVRRTGADAVHPGYGFLSENAAFAEALETEGVVFIGPPVKAIQAMGDKITSKKLAAEAGVSTVPGHMGLIADADEAVKIAGEIGYPVMIKASAGGGGKGMRIAWNDAEAREGFQSSKNEAKASFGDDRIFIEKFVTQPRHIEIQVLGDKHGTVLYLGERECSIQRRNQKVIEEAPSPFLDTETRRAMGEQAVALSKAVGYHSAGTVEFIVDGDRNFYFLEMNTRLQVEHPVTELITGIDLVEQMIRVAAGEKLSLDQDDVKLNGWAIESRLYAEDPYRNFLPSIGRLSCYRPPQEGERPDGTVVRNDTGVFEGGEISMHYDPMVAKLCTWAPDRLAAIDAMSAALDDFEVEGIGHNLPFLSAVMQHDRFRSGNITTAFITEEFPDGFHGVAPDTTAARKLATIATHINHTLQNRAAQISGTIGNHRRVVGRHWVATVADQTFELTLDSSAEATTVQFADGTVSTISGRWQPGQSHAHVSVDGERIGVKISHSGVGIRLRWRGMDLVAHVREPRVAQLARLMPVKLPPDTSKMLLCPMPGIITVIAVQEGEKVEAGQALAIVEAMKMENTLRSEKRATVKRIAALAGQSLAVDELIMEFE